In one window of Chiloscyllium plagiosum isolate BGI_BamShark_2017 chromosome 44, ASM401019v2, whole genome shotgun sequence DNA:
- the LOC122543756 gene encoding gastrula zinc finger protein XlCGF7.1-like, producing the protein MERQKDTGATEKPWKCGDCGKGFSYPSKLEAHRRSHTGERPFTCSDCGKGFTQLSTLLSHQRVHTGARPFTCSVCGKGFAKSSTLTEHQRVHTGERPFSCSHCGKRFGRSSNLTEHLRIHTGDRPFTCPVCGKGFTCLTNLTSHQLIHTNKRPFQCSDCDSSFKSTRDLLTHQRSHTGEKPFICSECGKGFTHTSNLLAHQRRHTGERPFSCSKCEKRFRRSSDVLSHQRAHMGRMRSASLFVGGESLSQPTS; encoded by the coding sequence ATGGAAAGACAAAAGGACACAGGCGCTACAGAGAAACCGTGGAAATGCggggactgtgggaagggattcagttaCCCGTCCAAGCTGGAAGCTCATCGACGtagtcacaccggggagaggccattcacctgctccgacTGCGGGAAGGGGTTCACTCAGCTCTCCACTCTGCTGTCAcatcagcgagttcacactggggctcgaccgttcacctgctctgtgtgtgggaagggtTTCGCCAAGTCCTCCACCCTCACTgagcaccagcgagttcacaccggggagaggccgttcagtTGCTCTCACTGCGGGAAGAGATTCGGACGATCGTCCAACCTCACTGAGCATCTCCGCATTCACACAGGGGACAGGCCGTTCACCTGCCCTGTGTGCGGTAAAGGATTCACTTGTTTAACCAACCTGACGTCACACCAACTTATTCACACCAATAAGCGACCCTTTCAATGTTCTGACTGTGACTCCAGCTTtaaaagcaccagggacctgctGACTCACCaacgcagtcacactggggagaagcccttcatctgctccgagtgtgggaagggattcactcataCGTCCAACCTGCTGGCTCACCAGCGACGCCACACTGGAGAGAGGCCGTTCAGTTGCTCCAAGTGCGAAAAACGGTTTCGTCGCTCGTCTGACGTGCTGAGTCACCAGCGAGCTCACATGGGCAGGATGCGTTCAGCTTCTCTGTTTGTGGGAGGGGAGTCATTGAGTCAGCCCACCTCCTGA